TCCGAACACGCCGGGTTCAACCGCCGCATGTACTGGGGGCTGTTCCGCTGGGTGGTCTACGTGGTGCCCGCCGTGCTGGTGGCCCGTTACGTGCTGCGCACCCGCCTGCGCGATCTCGGCCTGAAGGCCGGCCCCGAGCTCCGCCGCCACGCCCCCCTCTACCTGGGCCTCTATCTTCTTCTTCTGCCGTTCGTGGTGGCGGCCAGCTTCAACGGCGAATTCCAGGACACCTACCCGTTCTACGAGCCGTCCCCCGGCATCAGCTTCTGGCCCCGCTTCTACATCTGGCAGGCGGTTTACGCCGGACAGTTCTTGGCCCTGGAGTTCTTTTTCCGCGGCGTGCTGGTCCACGGCCTGGCCCGTCGCTTTGGGGCCATGGCCGTGTTCATCGCCCTCATCCCCTACGTGATGATCCACCTCACGAAGCCCTTAGCCGAGGCCCTCGGTTCCATCGTGGCCGGCACCGTCCTCGGCTTTCTCAGCCTCCGCACCGGCTCGGTGTACTTGGGCGCCGCCCTCCACTTCGCCGTCGCACTAACCATCGACCTGCTTGTACTGGCCGTAAGCTGAACTCCATGGCCGCTCTCGGCTACCGCACGTTCGACTCCGACAATCACTACTACGAGGCCCCCGACTGCTTCAGCCGCCACATCGAGTCCCGCTACCGCGACATAGCCATCACGGCAGCTCAGCAGGCCGACGGGGAGTGGGAAGTCAAAGTGGGCGACCGGCCCTACAACTTCATGCACGTGAAGTTCGACAAGACCAACGCGCCGGGCTCCATGTACGAGATGTTCAAGGCCAAGCGCGACAACCCCGACCTGAGCTGGGGCGACGCCTACACCGCCGAGAACATGCTCCCCGCCTACAAGCAGCCCGACGCCCGCCTCGACCTGCTCGATTCCCAGGGCGTGGAGTGGGCCATCCTGCTCCCCACTTTCGGAGTGTCGGTGGAGGAGTACATGGTCGACGACATTGAGCAGACCTACGCTAACCTGCGGGCCTTCAACCGGTGGCTGGAGGACGATTGGGGTTACGTCCACCAAGATCGGCTGTTCACCCCGCCGCTGCTATCGCTGCTGGAGCGAGAGCAGGCCATCGAAGAGCTCGACCGGGTGTTGGAGGCCGGGGCCCGCATCGTGCACTTGCGGCCCTGTCCGTGGGGTGGCGAGGGCCGCTCGATCGCCGACCCCTACTATGACCCGTTCTGGGCCCGCCTCAACGAGGCTCAGATCCCGATGGCGTTCCACATCTCCGATCTGCGCTACGGGGATTTGGCCGTGCGCATGGGCGACGACCCGGCGGCCAACGTGCGGGAGATGTCGGCCTTCCAGTGGGCCTTCCTCCACGGCGACCGCCCCATCATGGAGACGTTCGGGGCGCTGCTGTACGGCAACATGCACGCCCGTTTCCCCGACCTCAACTTCTTGAGCATCGAGAACGGCTCCGACTGGGTCCACTACCTGCTCACCTTGATGGACAAGAAGAAGGGCATGGCCCGCTTCGGCCCCTGGCCCGCCGGCCGCCCCGCTGGGCGCATGAGCGAGATCTTCAAGCAGTGCTGCTTCGTGTCCCCCTACCCCGAAGACGACGTCGAAGCCCTGGCTGACCGCATCGGCCCCTCCCAAGTGCTGTTCGGCTCCGACCACCCCCACCCCGAAGGCATCGCCGACCCCAACTCATTCATCAACCTCATCGCCAACCGCCCCGCCTCCGAACAGCGCCAAATCATGCGCGACAACGCCGCCACCCTCTTCAACGTCGCCTAACCCTCACCTCGCGGGGACGAAGCCGCCGTCGACGATGATGCATTGGCCGGTGATGTAGCTGCCGGAGTCGGAGGCTAGGAGGAGGGCGGTGCCGACGAGCTCGTCGGGGTGGCCGATGTCGGACGTGCGGCCCATGGCCTCGGGGCCGGTGTTGCGGGTCATGGTGGTGTCCACCTTCAAAGTCGCCTAAGCCCCACGCCCGCTCGACCGGGAATTGCAGGTTGTAGTTGGCGGCTCCGTGGAACTTGCCGGCGCTGACATACAGCTCATTGGGAAAGGCGGCACCCTCGGGACTGATGTGACAGTAGTCGATCACGACTGAGGTGCGCGACCATCTCTTCCTGATCGGTCTGGACCGACCCGAGAAATACAATGGCTACACGCTGACGATGGCGTGCGATCGTTCATCGAGCGTCGAACCACGAAGTTCAAGGGGTGCTAGCTGCCCCCCGCTCAGGCCGGCGTCTCCCAGCGCACATCGGGAAAGCGGGAGAAGTCGTGGTCGTAGGACACGATTTGAGAGTGGTGCTCGATGGCTAGTGCGGCGAGGTGGGCATCGTTGATGAGATTGCCTCCCGCACCAAATGGAGCCACGAGATCGCGGACCAGACCGAGATGGCGAGCAGTGGGTTCAACCACAACCGCGGCCGGTTGAGACAGCCAGGCCTCTACCTGATCTAGCGCTCTGGCCACAGATAGTGGTGATGAGAAGAGATTCGCCTTGGTTGACAGTCGCACGAAGGCCAGCAGCACAATCCAGGAAAACGCCACTGTTGCCCCACCGGAGAGTGCCCCATCCAGCCAGGAACGTGCCTCGTGATGGCGAGGCGCGTCCTCGTTTACGGCATAGAGCAGGACGTTGGCGTCAATCAGCTTCACGATCTGGTCTGCATTCTTCGCACCAGTTCGTCGTCCTCAAGCTCGCCGGCTAGGTGAAGTGCTTTGTCGAGATTGACCGTGGGCTGGCCCATCGCCGCCGTCGAAGTTCGAAACTCTTGTGGCCCTCTGATGCTGTCCCTACCCTCCCTGACGAGGTCGTTGAGCGCCTGCTTGAACGAAACCCGACGGTCTTTCATTCGTTGGCGCACGATTTGCTCGGTATCAGAGTCAAGCGTCACTGTTGTCCTTATTTTGACAGCATAGCATCATAATTTTTGATGCTTAGCTGTCACTCTGCCGACGTACGACTACCTCGCAGGCACGAAGCCGCCGTCGACGATGATGCATTGGCCGGTGATGTAGCTGCCGGCGTCAGAGGCCAAGAGGAGAGCGGCGCCGACCAGTTCGTCGGGGTGGCCGATGCGACCGAGGTTGACCATGGCCGCACCCTAACCAGAGCCAGATTGGAACAGGACTAGAAGTGGTACGGGAACTTCGAGAAATCGGCGTCGCGCTTCTCGAGGAACGAGTCCCGGCCCTCGGCGGCCTCGTCGGTGCCGTAGGCCAGCCGGGTGGCCTCCCCGGCAAACACCTGCTGGCCCACCAGCCCGTCGTCGATGAGGTTGAAGGCGAACTTGAGCATGCGCTGGGCGGTGGGGCTCTTGGCGTTCACCGCCGCGGCCCATTCCAACGCCGTCTGCTCCAGCTCGGCATGGGGCACCACCGCGTTGACCATGCCCATCTCGTAGGCCTCGGCCGCGGTGTAGGCCTTGCCCACGAAGAACACCTCTCGGGCCCGCTTCTGGCCCACCTGGCGGGCCAAATAAGCCGAGCCGAATCCTCCGTCGAAGCTGGCCACGTCGGCGTCGGTCTGCTTGAACATGGCGTGCTCGACCGACGCCAGGGTCATGTCGCTCACCACATGCAGGCTGTGACCGCCGCCGGCCGCCCACCCCGGCACCACGGCGATCACCACCTTGGGCATGAACCGGATGAGGCGCTGCACTTCCAATATGTGCAGACGTCCGGTGCGGGCGTCGTCCACCGTGTCGGCAGTCTCGCCGCTGGCGTACTGGTAGCCGTCGGCGCCCCGGATCCGCTGGTCGCCCCCCGAGCTGAAAGCCCAACCGCCATCGACCGGCGAGGGCCCGTTGCCGGTGAGCAGCACGGTGCCCACATCGGGGGTCATACGGGCGTGGTCCAGTGTGCGATGCAGTTCGTCCACCGTGTGGGGGCGAAAGGCGTTGCGCACCTCGGGGCGGTCAAAAGCGATCCTCACCGTGGCCTGGTTCACGGCCCGGTGATAGGTCACGTCGGTCAGGTCGAACCCCTCTACTGGCTTCCACGCTTCGGCGTCGAACAACTCCGAGACCATGCCCCAAGACTACGGGCGAGACACAGGTGGCCGGTACTCGAAACCGGCCGGCGCGTCTTCCCGCCAATCTTGGTATGTCTCCTTGGCTTTGTTGGTGGCCCTCTTGCGCACGGTCTTGGCCACCTTTTTCTTGGCCTTCTCCGCCGACTGAGTGACGGTGTAGTACTGCATCTCTTTGAACGCTCGACGGCGGCCCATCTCTACCAGGGCTCGGGCCGCACTCAGCGTTTTGCCCGTTCCCAGGGGCATGGCCACCCTCCCGGCGAACATCAGCGCCGAGCGCCAGTCGCCCTGGCTCAGTGCGTACAGCGCTCGGGTGGTGTCCACGATCTCGCCCACCACCGGCAGCACCCCGGCAGCCTCCATGGCCCAGAACCCCACGTCGTCCCAGCCAAAGCCATCCTTGCGGTGGTAGGCCCCGTGGGCGATCACCGCAGCGGCCGCCTCCCGCACCGCAGGCGGCAAGCTCTCATCAGCGGCGATGGCCTCGAAGTCGGCCTTGGACAGAAACCGATCAGCCTTGGTGGGGTCGCCCTGGGCCGCGGTGTCGATGGCTGCCAGATAAGGCAGCAAGGTGGTGTAGGCCGACATCTTGGCCTCGAAGGCGTCGAGGTCGTCGAGGCTGATGCGCCCGTCTCCGCCGCTGGCCTGGAACCCTTCGGTGGGGTCGGAAAAGTAGTCGCGGTTGTTGCGGGCCGTGTCCACCATGGTGAACAGGCTGGGGTTGGTGAGCAGGATCCGGGACGCCTCGCCCAACTCGTCGGTGCGGGTGACGAAGCCCTCCAGGTCGCCCCGCGACACGATGTGGTCGCCGCCCCACGCCTCGGGGGTGTTGCGCAGAATCTCGATGGCCCACAGGGCCAGGTTCAGCCCCTCGGGGCCGAGCAGGATCATTTGGGCTCGTTGGGAGATGTCCCCTGAGTCGATCCGAAGCTGCTGGGCGATCCCGCCTAGCGACAGGTCTACGGGGTACTGCTCACTCCCCAGCCAATACTCCACCTCGGGCAGTACTGCGGCCCACCGTTGGCGCCGCCTGTCGATTTCATCAGCCGCGGCCTGGTAGTCGATGGCCAGTCCAAAGGCCGCCTCGGCATCCATTCCCATGGTGGGCATACATGTAATATAGAGAAATTATTTGAAACTGGCTATAAAATGGTCAGGTAGCCTTGCCGGGACCAGATCCGCCGTTTCGCGAAAAGGACCGCGGCGGGCGACGCAAAAGGTTCACGGCCATGGCCGACGCCCGCGTAGACCACGGCACGAACTCGCCCTGCTCGTCAACCGGGACGCCTTCTCGGGCTACGATCCGCCACCCGGTGTAGGCCACCACCACGGCATGGGCCCCGACCAGCACCAGAAAGAAGGCCCAGGGGGCGGTCAAACTCATGACCACCCCGCCGGCAACCGGTCCGATAATCGACCCCACCCCGGCTGTTCGCACCAGCGCGGCGCTGGCTCCGTTCAACTGCGACGACGGCACCCAGTCGCCAGTCAGGGCAATGGCCAGCGAATAAAGCGGGAAGGTGGCGCCCCCGAAGCAGAAAACGAGCACCAGCGACAGCGCCGATCCCGGCTCGACCAAAGGCAGGATTCCGGCGATGGCCGCGGCCACGGCGGCGGCCGCGAAGATCACTGCCCGACGCGACACCCGATCGGACAGCGACCCCACGGGCCATTGGAAGGCGATGGCCCCAGCGGTGGCCGATACCAGGAACAGCGCGATCCGGCTGGTGGGCAGGCCCTCGTAGGCGGCGTACACCGCGCCCACCCCCAACAGCGCCCCGTGGCTGATGCCGGAGCAGAAGGCGGTGACCACTCCAGTGGGCGCCAGGGAGATGAGCTGGCGCAGCGACAGCGGCTCGGGCACGGTCAGCGGAGGAGCGCTGGTGGCCGACAGCGTGATGGGAACCAACGCGGCGGAGATGAGCACCGAAGAGATTACGAACAGCTCGAAACTGAAAGGGTCGCCTCCGTTGAGCAGCAATTGGCCGAGCGTGAGCCCGCCCATCGACGAAACCATGTACATCGACAGCAGGCGTCCCCGGGTGGCGTTGGTGGCCATGTCGTTGAGCCACGACTCCACCACCACCAAGACTCCGGCGATGCACAGACCGAACAGCATCCTCAGCAGTGCCCAAGCGGCGGGGTTGATCCATAGCAGATGGAGAATGGAGACCGCGGAGGCCACCGAAGCTAAGGCGGCGAACACCCGGATGTGGCCCACCGCGGCGAGAAAATGCTCGGCCAGTCGCGTCCCGATCATGAACCCCAAATAGAAGCTGGCCATGACGATGCCGCTGACCGCGAGGCCGAACCCCTCCGACTCGGTTCGCACGCCAAGCAGCACTCCCTGGAGGCCGCCGCCCACCTGAATGAAGAGCATTCCCACCAGCAAGGCTCGGGCCGCGCCGAGGCCGCGTCCCTTGGGCCCAGTCTCGATAAGGGGTCCACCGACGATCCCACCGTCGTCATGCTCCAGCCGCCCGACGGCGTTCTCGGCCACTGCCCCCACGCTACCGGCGCTTCACTCCTATTCCACCGTGACTTTCGGAGCCGTGTTGAACCCATTGATCTCGGTCGCCCAACCGGTTCGTTGGCCGCCAGGCGGGGAGTTGCTCCCAGTTATGACGGTGCGTGAAGCACCGCTACTTCGCGCGTGTTCTGCTCGACTTGTTCCGGTCTTGACCCTGTGGGCGGTCCTGACGCCGGCCCGTCGGACTGTGGCCGTTGCGGTTGGAGTTGGTGTTGGACCGTTTCCGTTTGTCCTGACGCCGGCCCGTTGGTTTGTGGCCGTTGCGGTTGTCGCTGTTGGAGTTGGATCGCCCGCGGTGGTTACGTGACTGGCCCGTTGGTTTGTGGCCGTTGCGGTTGTCGCTGTTGGAGTTGGATCGCCCGCGGTGGTTACGTGACTGGCCCGTTGGTTTGTGGCCGTTGCGATTTGGAGCGTCGGGGACTTGTTGCTTTGGGCGATTAGTCCGAACCGTGTCGAGGCTCAGGCGATTGGGGCTGGTGATGGGCTGCTCCAGGCCGAGTTGCCGCTGCATCCTCTTGGTGTTGCCTACCTGATCAGACTGGATCAGAGACACCACCAGGCCGCTCTGGCCGGCGCGGGCTGTGCGACCCGAGCGGTGCAGGTATGCCTTGTGGTCTTCCGGCGGGTCGAAGTGGATCACCGACGCCACTTCGTCCACATGGATGCCGCGAGCGGCAACATCGGTCGCAACGAGGGCCTCAATCCGGCCGTCGATGAACTGCTGGAGGGTGCGCGTCCGCCGATTCTGGGCATGGCCCCCGTGTATCGCGGCAGCATTGATTCCGCGTTGGGTGAGCTGGCGGGCCAGACGGTCCGACCCGTGCCGGGTGCGACAGAACAAGATCGTCGACCCTGTGGCAGTGATCACATCCACACAGACGCCAATCCGCTCGGTTTTGTCCACTGTAAGGAACCGGTGGTCGACCGCGGTGACGTCTGGTCTGGTGTCACCAATCTCATGGGTGGCCGGATTGTGCTGGTAGTCGCGGGTGAGCTTGGCCACGTCTCCATCGAGGGTTGCCGAAAACAGGAGAGTCTGGGGACGGTCGGCGGTTTGATCGAGAATGCGCCTAACGGAGGGCAGGAATCCCATATCGGCCATACGGTCGGCTTCGTCTATGACCACTTGATCCACTTCACAGAGGTTCACTGCGTTTTGGCCGATCAGGTCTTCGAGCCGCCCAGGGCAGGCGACCAGGATGTCGACGCCCTGTTTGAGTCTCTTGACTTGGTTGCCGTATGAGACGCCGCCATAGACCACTCCCACCCGAATCTGGGCGGCGAAAGTTCGCAGCTCTACTGCGATCTGATCGGCGAGCTCGCGGGTCGGGGCCAATATCAGCGCCCGCGGCCTCTTGGGATTGGCTTGACTGGTGTTGACCACTAGGGGGATGCCGAAGGCCAGCGTCTTTCCCGACCCTGTAGGCGCTCGGCCACAGATGTCCTGGCCATCGAGCGCGTCGGCGATGGTGGCGGCCTGGATTTCGAAGGGCTTGTGAATGCCGTTGCGCTCAAGCGCGCGGCAAAGGGAGTCAGGCACGCCCAGCTGGGCGAAGGTGGTGGACATTGGGCTCCTCGCCCGCGCGTGGCGAGCACTCAGGGAATTGCTGATGCCTGAAGTGGTTGGCGTGGCAGCAACGCAGTGTCGGATGTTCGACACATGGCCAGAGACGAAACCCTGACTGCGAACTCGACTACCGAAATTTTCGGCGAGGCACTTAGGATACCACCACCATCCGCAAAACCCTGCTTCGTTCCACGCGCTGATGTATCCGGCGGATGGGGTGCAGGATTCGACTGGGCCTGGTGATTGAACGTCTCCGAGCGATTGAATGCCGTGCCGGGGACCTCGCGCCGAGAATTCCAGTGGCGCTCAGTCGTTGAGTGCGGTCGGATCGGCGATGATCTCTGCCAGGGACTGGAGAAATTGAGCGCCGGGGGCTCCGTCCACGGCGCGGTGGTCGATGGTGAGGCTGAAGGTGATCATCTGGCGCCAGGCCACCTCGTCGCCGTCGCGGACCGGCACCTCCACGGCCTGCCCTACCCCGAGTATGGCCACCTCGGGCGGGTTGATGATCGGCGTGAATCCGTCGATGCCATAAGCCCCCAGATTTGTGACCGTGAACGTGCTGCCGGTGATCTCGGGGGGCTTGGCCGTCTTGGCGCGCACTCTCTCGGCTAGTTCGCGCACTTCAGCTGAGAGTTCGGTCAGTGATTTGGCGGCGGCGTCGCGCACCGCCGGCACGATGAGACCGTCGTCGAGCGCCACGGCCACACCGAGGTCGATTCGGGCATGCTGGGTGATCACGTCGTCTTCGAGGGTGGCGTTGAGAGCCGGGTGTTCTGCCAGGGCGACGGTGACCGCCTTGAGCACCAAGTCGGTCACCGAAACGTCAGCGCCATCGGCTTTCAATGCCTGCTGAAGAGCGATCAGCTCGGTGGCGTCGATTCGGCGGGTCAGGGTGAGCTGGGCCATCGACTGGATGCTCTCGTGCATCCGCGAGGCGATGATCCTCCGCATACCGGTCAGCGGCACGGTGGTGGTCGGGCTCGGAGCTCGCTCTCCCACCGCATCGGCAGGGGTGTCGGTGGCGTGGCTGATCACGTCATACTCGGTGATGCGCCCGCCCGGGCCGGTGCCGGTGATTGCCCCGAGATCGACGCCAAATTCCTTGGCCGTGCGCCGGGCTACCGGGGTGATCTGCACCGAGGGCCGGTCCGGCGCTGGGCTGGCTACCGCCTCGCCGGGTTCGCCGATCAGCGCCAATACCGTGAGCACCGGCACTGTTGCTCCTTCGGAGACGAGGATCTCGAGGATGGTCCCGGCTACGGGGGCGAGCACGTCGTCGGTGGTCTTCTCCGCCTCGATTTCGACCAGGGGCTCGTCTACGGCCACCACATCGCCCACC
The sequence above is a segment of the bacterium genome. Coding sequences within it:
- a CDS encoding dihydrolipoamide acetyltransferase family protein — protein: MMMASLHDNMATEVRLPQWSMGMEEGQVVTWHKQVGDVVAVDEPLVEIEAEKTTDDVLAPVAGTILEILVSEGATVPVLTVLALIGEPGEAVASPAPDRPSVQITPVARRTAKEFGVDLGAITGTGPGGRITEYDVISHATDTPADAVGERAPSPTTTVPLTGMRRIIASRMHESIQSMAQLTLTRRIDATELIALQQALKADGADVSVTDLVLKAVTVALAEHPALNATLEDDVITQHARIDLGVAVALDDGLIVPAVRDAAAKSLTELSAEVRELAERVRAKTAKPPEITGSTFTVTNLGAYGIDGFTPIINPPEVAILGVGQAVEVPVRDGDEVAWRQMITFSLTIDHRAVDGAPGAQFLQSLAEIIADPTALND
- a CDS encoding MFS transporter, coding for MAENAVGRLEHDDGGIVGGPLIETGPKGRGLGAARALLVGMLFIQVGGGLQGVLLGVRTESEGFGLAVSGIVMASFYLGFMIGTRLAEHFLAAVGHIRVFAALASVASAVSILHLLWINPAAWALLRMLFGLCIAGVLVVVESWLNDMATNATRGRLLSMYMVSSMGGLTLGQLLLNGGDPFSFELFVISSVLISAALVPITLSATSAPPLTVPEPLSLRQLISLAPTGVVTAFCSGISHGALLGVGAVYAAYEGLPTSRIALFLVSATAGAIAFQWPVGSLSDRVSRRAVIFAAAAVAAAIAGILPLVEPGSALSLVLVFCFGGATFPLYSLAIALTGDWVPSSQLNGASAALVRTAGVGSIIGPVAGGVVMSLTAPWAFFLVLVGAHAVVVAYTGWRIVAREGVPVDEQGEFVPWSTRASAMAVNLLRRPPRSFSRNGGSGPGKAT
- a CDS encoding DEAD/DEAH box helicase, whose protein sequence is MSTTFAQLGVPDSLCRALERNGIHKPFEIQAATIADALDGQDICGRAPTGSGKTLAFGIPLVVNTSQANPKRPRALILAPTRELADQIAVELRTFAAQIRVGVVYGGVSYGNQVKRLKQGVDILVACPGRLEDLIGQNAVNLCEVDQVVIDEADRMADMGFLPSVRRILDQTADRPQTLLFSATLDGDVAKLTRDYQHNPATHEIGDTRPDVTAVDHRFLTVDKTERIGVCVDVITATGSTILFCRTRHGSDRLARQLTQRGINAAAIHGGHAQNRRTRTLQQFIDGRIEALVATDVAARGIHVDEVASVIHFDPPEDHKAYLHRSGRTARAGQSGLVVSLIQSDQVGNTKRMQRQLGLEQPITSPNRLSLDTVRTNRPKQQVPDAPNRNGHKPTGQSRNHRGRSNSNSDNRNGHKPTGQSRNHRGRSNSNSDNRNGHKPTGRRQDKRKRSNTNSNRNGHSPTGRRQDRPQGQDRNKSSRTRAK
- a CDS encoding amidohydrolase family protein encodes the protein MAALGYRTFDSDNHYYEAPDCFSRHIESRYRDIAITAAQQADGEWEVKVGDRPYNFMHVKFDKTNAPGSMYEMFKAKRDNPDLSWGDAYTAENMLPAYKQPDARLDLLDSQGVEWAILLPTFGVSVEEYMVDDIEQTYANLRAFNRWLEDDWGYVHQDRLFTPPLLSLLEREQAIEELDRVLEAGARIVHLRPCPWGGEGRSIADPYYDPFWARLNEAQIPMAFHISDLRYGDLAVRMGDDPAANVREMSAFQWAFLHGDRPIMETFGALLYGNMHARFPDLNFLSIENGSDWVHYLLTLMDKKKGMARFGPWPAGRPAGRMSEIFKQCCFVSPYPEDDVEALADRIGPSQVLFGSDHPHPEGIADPNSFINLIANRPASEQRQIMRDNAATLFNVA
- a CDS encoding CPBP family intramembrane metalloprotease; the protein is MSGIGGRIRAAAPAPGELDRNAVVLILLAIGTVIAIRYGGLSSTTDWLTTTLDGVALDGLSNRFERALGQSEHAGFNRRMYWGLFRWVVYVVPAVLVARYVLRTRLRDLGLKAGPELRRHAPLYLGLYLLLLPFVVAASFNGEFQDTYPFYEPSPGISFWPRFYIWQAVYAGQFLALEFFFRGVLVHGLARRFGAMAVFIALIPYVMIHLTKPLAEALGSIVAGTVLGFLSLRTGSVYLGAALHFAVALTIDLLVLAVS
- a CDS encoding type II toxin-antitoxin system VapC family toxin, with the protein product MKLIDANVLLYAVNEDAPRHHEARSWLDGALSGGATVAFSWIVLLAFVRLSTKANLFSSPLSVARALDQVEAWLSQPAAVVVEPTARHLGLVRDLVAPFGAGGNLINDAHLAALAIEHHSQIVSYDHDFSRFPDVRWETPA
- a CDS encoding antitoxin, with the protein product MRTTVTLDSDTEQIVRQRMKDRRVSFKQALNDLVREGRDSIRGPQEFRTSTAAMGQPTVNLDKALHLAGELEDDELVRRMQTRS
- a CDS encoding 1,4-dihydroxy-2-naphthoyl-CoA synthase, whose protein sequence is MVSELFDAEAWKPVEGFDLTDVTYHRAVNQATVRIAFDRPEVRNAFRPHTVDELHRTLDHARMTPDVGTVLLTGNGPSPVDGGWAFSSGGDQRIRGADGYQYASGETADTVDDARTGRLHILEVQRLIRFMPKVVIAVVPGWAAGGGHSLHVVSDMTLASVEHAMFKQTDADVASFDGGFGSAYLARQVGQKRAREVFFVGKAYTAAEAYEMGMVNAVVPHAELEQTALEWAAAVNAKSPTAQRMLKFAFNLIDDGLVGQQVFAGEATRLAYGTDEAAEGRDSFLEKRDADFSKFPYHF